In Fusobacterium hwasookii, a single window of DNA contains:
- a CDS encoding MarR family winged helix-turn-helix transcriptional regulator has product MSVNIQRVNDVLEEYYKLFYKTEDMALKRGIKALTHTELHIIESIGENTQLTMNELADKIGITMGTATVAISKLSDKGYIDRARSTTDRRKVFVSLTKKGVDALTYHNNYHKMIMASITESIPDKDLEQFVSTFEVILDSLRNKTDYFKPMTITDFKEGTKVSIVEIKGTPIVKNYFLSHNIENFTLLKVLKSNDKSQFKIEKENGEVLTLDILDAKNLIGVKAD; this is encoded by the coding sequence ATGTCAGTAAATATACAAAGGGTTAATGATGTTTTAGAGGAGTATTACAAATTATTTTATAAAACAGAAGATATGGCTTTAAAAAGAGGAATTAAAGCTTTAACACATACAGAATTACATATAATAGAATCAATAGGAGAAAATACTCAACTTACTATGAATGAACTTGCTGATAAAATTGGTATAACAATGGGAACAGCAACAGTTGCTATTTCAAAATTATCTGATAAAGGATATATTGATAGAGCAAGATCAACAACAGATAGAAGAAAGGTATTTGTATCACTTACTAAAAAAGGTGTAGATGCTTTAACTTACCACAACAATTACCATAAAATGATTATGGCTTCTATTACTGAAAGTATACCAGATAAAGATTTAGAACAATTTGTTAGTACTTTTGAAGTGATTTTAGATTCTTTAAGAAATAAGACAGATTATTTTAAACCTATGACTATTACAGATTTTAAAGAAGGAACAAAGGTTTCTATTGTTGAAATAAAAGGAACTCCAATTGTTAAAAACTATTTTTTAAGTCATAACATAGAAAACTTTACACTTTTAAAAGTTTTAAAATCTAATGACAAATCACAATTTAAAATAGAAAAAGAAAATGGAGAAGTTTTAACACTTGATATTTTAGATGCTAAGAATCTAATAGGAGTAAAGGCTGATTAA
- a CDS encoding Rqc2 family fibronectin-binding protein codes for MLYIDGISLSKIKEELKKSLEGKRINRIFKNNEYTISIHFGKIELLLSCIPSLPICYITKSKEQPILDIASSIISNLRKNLMNAMLTDIEQLGFDRILVFHFSRINELGEIKKYKIYFECIGKLSNVIFTDEEDKVLDTLKKFHISENFDRTLFLGETYTRPKFDKKILPIDITENEFNKILENNTLLSNEIEGIGKYLNDIKSFDEFKNILNSDVKAKIYFKDKKIKLATVLDLDYKDYNEVKEFSSYDEMINFYIDYEHTTTSFMLLKNRLESLLEKKLKKLSKTLSLIKKDIEDSKTMDSIKEEGDILASVLYSVKKGMDSVKAYDFYNNKDIEIELNPLISPNENLDRIYKKYNKVKRGLTNAIRREKEIKEEINYVESTLLFIENSIDVVSLREIEEELIKLNYIKSLHNKKKNKIKKEVKYGMIEGEDYLILYGRNHLENDNLTFKVSAKDDYWFHVKDIPSSHIILKTYKLTDELIVKSAQVSAYFSKANLGEKVTVDYTLRKNVSKPNGAKPGFVIYVNQKSVTVEKIELEKI; via the coding sequence ATGTTATATATAGATGGTATATCTCTTTCTAAAATAAAGGAAGAGCTAAAAAAAAGTTTAGAGGGCAAAAGAATAAATAGGATATTTAAAAATAATGAGTACACAATTTCAATACATTTTGGAAAAATTGAGCTCTTACTTTCTTGTATACCAAGCTTACCTATTTGTTATATTACTAAAAGTAAAGAACAACCAATTTTAGATATAGCTTCATCAATAATTTCTAATTTAAGAAAAAATTTAATGAATGCTATGTTAACAGATATAGAGCAGCTAGGGTTTGATAGAATCCTAGTTTTTCATTTTTCAAGAATAAATGAATTGGGTGAGATAAAAAAATATAAGATTTATTTTGAATGTATAGGAAAGTTATCTAATGTTATCTTTACAGATGAAGAAGATAAAGTATTAGATACATTGAAGAAATTTCATATTTCAGAAAATTTTGATAGAACATTATTTTTAGGAGAAACTTATACAAGACCTAAGTTTGATAAAAAAATATTACCTATTGATATAACTGAAAATGAGTTTAATAAGATATTAGAAAACAATACTCTTTTATCAAATGAAATTGAAGGTATAGGAAAGTACTTAAATGATATTAAATCTTTTGATGAATTTAAAAATATTTTAAATAGTGATGTAAAAGCAAAGATTTATTTTAAAGATAAAAAAATAAAATTAGCAACAGTTTTAGATTTAGATTATAAAGATTATAATGAAGTAAAAGAATTCTCTTCTTATGATGAAATGATTAATTTCTACATTGACTATGAGCATACAACAACAAGTTTTATGTTGTTAAAAAATAGATTGGAAAGTTTACTTGAAAAGAAATTAAAAAAATTAAGTAAAACTTTATCTTTAATTAAAAAAGATATAGAAGATTCTAAAACTATGGATAGTATAAAAGAAGAAGGAGATATCCTAGCTTCTGTTTTATATAGTGTAAAAAAAGGTATGGATTCTGTAAAAGCATATGATTTTTATAATAATAAGGATATTGAAATAGAACTTAATCCTTTAATAAGTCCAAATGAAAATTTAGATAGAATCTATAAAAAGTATAATAAAGTAAAAAGAGGACTTACTAATGCTATTAGGCGTGAAAAAGAAATAAAAGAAGAAATTAACTATGTTGAAAGTACTTTACTTTTTATTGAAAATAGTATAGATGTAGTTTCACTAAGAGAGATTGAAGAAGAATTGATAAAATTAAACTATATTAAGAGTTTACATAATAAGAAAAAAAATAAAATAAAAAAAGAAGTTAAGTATGGAATGATTGAAGGTGAAGATTATTTAATCTTATATGGCAGAAACCATTTAGAAAATGATAATTTAACTTTTAAAGTTTCTGCGAAAGATGACTATTGGTTTCATGTGAAAGATATTCCAAGTTCTCATATTATTCTTAAAACTTATAAATTAACTGATGAATTAATAGTTAAGTCTGCTCAAGTATCAGCATACTTTTCTAAGGCTAATCTAGGAGAAAAAGTTACAGTTGATTATACTTTAAGAAAAAATGTATCTAAACCTAATGGAGCAAAACCAGGCTTTGTTATCTATGTAAATCAAAAATCTGTTACAGTAGAAAAGATAGAATTGGAAAAGATATAA
- the hcp gene encoding hydroxylamine reductase gives MDKMFCYQCQETAKGTGCTSIGVCGKDAETSGLQDLLLHTEKGVAAYSAVFRKNGKAKELLEKKVNRYLINSLFITITNANFDDDAILDEIKEGLKLREELKALATDEEKKEAEKYGADLVNWYYESDEDLIKFSENQSVVGVLRTENEDVRSLRELIIYGLKGLAAYAEHAFNLGKTSEEIFAFVEEALLGTMDDSLTAEQLIALTMKTGEYGVKVMALLDEANTSVLGTPEITKVKIGAGKRPGILISGHDLWDLKQLLEQSKDSGVDIYTHSEMLPGHGYPELKKYSHFYGNYGNAWWDQRKDFANFNGPIVFTTNCIVPPVKNATYKDRVFTTNAAGYPGWKRIKVNADGTKDFSEIIELAKTCQPPVEVESGEITVGFAHNQVLSLADKVVENIKSGAIKRFVVMSGCDGRMSQRHYYTEFAENLPKDTIILTSGCAKFKYNKLNLGDINGIPRVLDAGQCNDSYSWAVVALKLKEVFGLNDINELPLVFNIAWYEQKAVIVLLALLYLGVKNIHVGPTLPGFLSPNVAKVLVENFGIAGITTVEEDLKKFGLYEGSKLAN, from the coding sequence ATGGATAAAATGTTTTGTTATCAATGTCAAGAAACTGCTAAAGGAACTGGTTGTACATCTATAGGAGTTTGTGGAAAGGATGCAGAAACATCAGGATTACAAGATTTATTATTACACACTGAAAAAGGTGTTGCAGCATATAGTGCAGTTTTTAGAAAAAATGGAAAAGCAAAGGAATTGCTAGAAAAAAAAGTAAATAGATATCTTATCAATTCACTTTTTATAACAATTACAAATGCTAACTTTGATGATGATGCTATATTAGATGAAATAAAAGAAGGGTTAAAATTAAGAGAAGAATTAAAAGCTTTAGCAACTGATGAAGAAAAGAAAGAAGCTGAAAAGTATGGAGCTGACTTAGTAAATTGGTATTATGAATCAGATGAAGATTTAATAAAATTCTCTGAAAATCAATCAGTAGTTGGAGTTTTGAGAACAGAAAATGAAGATGTTAGATCTTTAAGAGAATTAATAATATATGGATTAAAAGGTTTAGCTGCTTATGCAGAACATGCTTTTAACTTAGGAAAAACAAGTGAAGAAATATTTGCTTTTGTTGAAGAAGCTCTTTTAGGAACTATGGATGATAGTTTAACTGCTGAACAATTAATTGCTTTAACAATGAAAACTGGTGAATATGGAGTTAAAGTAATGGCATTACTTGATGAAGCTAATACATCTGTATTAGGAACACCAGAAATTACAAAAGTTAAAATTGGAGCTGGAAAAAGACCTGGAATCTTAATAAGTGGACATGACTTATGGGATTTAAAACAATTACTAGAACAAAGTAAAGATTCAGGAGTAGATATCTACACTCACTCAGAAATGTTACCAGGACATGGATATCCTGAATTAAAGAAATATTCTCATTTCTATGGAAACTATGGAAATGCTTGGTGGGATCAAAGAAAAGACTTTGCAAACTTTAATGGACCTATTGTTTTTACAACTAACTGTATAGTTCCACCTGTAAAGAATGCTACATATAAAGATAGAGTATTTACAACTAATGCTGCTGGATATCCAGGATGGAAGAGAATAAAAGTTAATGCAGATGGAACAAAAGATTTCTCTGAAATCATTGAACTTGCAAAAACTTGTCAACCACCAGTAGAAGTTGAAAGTGGAGAAATAACTGTTGGTTTTGCCCATAACCAAGTTTTAAGTTTAGCTGATAAAGTTGTAGAAAATATTAAATCAGGAGCAATTAAAAGATTTGTTGTAATGAGTGGTTGTGATGGAAGAATGTCACAAAGACATTACTACACAGAATTTGCTGAAAACTTACCAAAAGATACAATTATCTTAACTTCTGGTTGTGCTAAATTCAAATACAACAAATTAAACTTAGGAGATATAAATGGAATTCCAAGAGTATTAGATGCTGGACAATGTAATGACTCTTATTCTTGGGCAGTAGTAGCTCTTAAATTAAAAGAAGTATTTGGATTAAATGATATAAATGAATTACCATTAGTATTTAATATTGCTTGGTATGAACAAAAAGCTGTAATAGTTTTACTTGCATTATTATATCTAGGAGTTAAAAATATCCATGTTGGACCAACATTACCAGGATTCTTATCTCCAAATGTAGCAAAAGTTTTAGTAGAAAACTTTGGTATAGCAGGAATCACAACTGTTGAAGAAGATTTAAAGAAATTTGGATTATATGAAGGTTCAAAACTAGCTAACTAA
- the panF gene encoding sodium/pantothenate symporter, with product MNKTLIIIPIIIYLIAMLYIAYRVNNIKNNAKSFTNEYYLGSRSMGGFVLAMTIVATYVGASSFIGGPGIAYNLGLGWVLLACIQVPTAFFTLGILGKKLSIISRKLNAITIFDVLKARYNNGFLNVLASIMLIVFFISAIVAQFIGGARLFEAVTGLSYLTGLIIFSSVVIIYTTFGGFRAVTLTDAIQAVVMFTATIVLFVVILKHGNGMENIMMKIKDIDPNLLRPDSGGNIAKPFIMSFWILVGIGILGLPATTIRCMAFKDTKAMHNAMIIGTSLVGVLVLGMHLVGVMGRAVIPDLQEVDKIIPILALKNLYPILAGVFIGGPLAAVMSTVDSLLIISSSTLIKDLYVTYLDKNASEGKIKKISMWTSFLIGLLVFLLSIKPISLIAWVNLFALGGQEIVFFCPLILGLYWKGANATGAIVSIFSGIATYLTLEILKTKILGLHNIVPGLTVAIIVFIIASYFGKKSDEKTIKIFFEY from the coding sequence ATGAATAAAACTTTAATTATAATACCAATAATAATCTACTTAATTGCTATGTTATATATTGCTTATAGAGTTAACAATATAAAAAACAATGCTAAGAGTTTTACAAATGAATATTATCTTGGAAGTAGATCTATGGGTGGTTTTGTACTTGCAATGACAATAGTTGCAACTTATGTTGGAGCTAGTTCATTTATAGGAGGACCTGGTATTGCATATAATCTTGGACTTGGTTGGGTACTACTAGCTTGTATTCAAGTACCTACTGCATTTTTCACCTTAGGTATTCTTGGAAAAAAACTTTCTATTATTTCAAGAAAACTAAATGCTATAACAATTTTTGATGTATTAAAGGCTAGATATAATAATGGCTTCTTAAATGTTTTAGCTTCTATAATGTTAATAGTGTTCTTTATAAGTGCTATTGTTGCACAATTTATTGGCGGTGCTAGATTATTTGAAGCTGTTACTGGACTTTCATATTTAACAGGACTTATAATTTTTTCATCTGTTGTTATTATCTATACCACTTTTGGTGGTTTTAGAGCTGTTACTTTAACAGATGCTATTCAAGCTGTTGTAATGTTTACTGCAACTATTGTACTTTTTGTTGTAATATTAAAACATGGAAATGGTATGGAAAATATTATGATGAAAATTAAAGATATTGATCCTAATCTTTTAAGACCAGATTCAGGTGGAAATATTGCTAAACCATTTATAATGTCTTTCTGGATTTTAGTTGGAATTGGAATTTTAGGACTTCCAGCTACTACTATAAGATGTATGGCATTTAAGGATACAAAAGCTATGCATAATGCTATGATAATTGGGACATCTCTTGTTGGAGTTCTAGTTTTAGGTATGCATTTAGTTGGAGTAATGGGAAGAGCTGTTATCCCTGATTTACAAGAAGTTGATAAAATTATACCAATACTTGCACTTAAAAATTTATATCCAATACTTGCAGGAGTTTTTATTGGTGGTCCTCTTGCAGCTGTAATGTCAACAGTTGATTCACTATTAATAATATCATCTTCAACTTTAATAAAAGATTTATATGTTACTTACTTAGATAAAAATGCTAGTGAGGGAAAAATAAAAAAGATTTCAATGTGGACTTCATTTTTAATAGGGCTTTTAGTATTTCTTCTTTCTATAAAACCAATAAGTCTAATTGCCTGGGTAAATTTATTTGCCTTAGGAGGTCAAGAAATTGTATTTTTCTGTCCTTTAATTTTAGGGCTTTATTGGAAAGGTGCAAATGCAACTGGAGCTATTGTCTCTATATTTTCTGGAATTGCTACATATCTAACTCTTGAAATATTAAAAACTAAAATTTTAGGTTTACATAATATAGTCCCAGGACTTACTGTTGCTATTATAGTTTTTATTATAGCTTCATATTTTGGAAAAAAATCTGATGAAAAAACTATAAAAATATTTTTTGAATATTAA
- a CDS encoding YhdT family protein, with translation MDKDYKKNNISKQINKEVLITIGLYLLYFVWWYYFAYEYSSDNVEEYKYILGLPEWFFYSCVVGLILVNVLVYICVKFFFKEIDFEKYNKTNHLEENKE, from the coding sequence ATGGATAAAGATTATAAAAAAAATAATATTTCTAAACAAATCAATAAAGAAGTTTTAATCACAATAGGACTTTACCTACTTTATTTTGTTTGGTGGTACTATTTTGCCTATGAATATTCTTCTGATAATGTTGAAGAATATAAATATATTTTAGGTTTACCTGAATGGTTTTTTTATTCTTGTGTTGTTGGATTGATTCTTGTTAATGTCTTGGTATATATTTGTGTAAAATTCTTCTTTAAAGAGATTGATTTTGAAAAATATAATAAAACTAATCATTTAGAGGAAAATAAGGAGTAA